The Halostagnicola larsenii XH-48 region ACCACTTGATCGGCTTCGAGAGCTCCTGTTGCTTGGCGACGACCATCCGCGCAACGGTCGGCGTCAGCTCCGGCGTGAGCGTGACGTGGCGACCGCCCTGATCCTCGAAGGCGTACAGTTCGTCGACGATGTCGTCGCCGCTTTTGTCCGTCCACATCGCCGCCCGCTCGAGCGCCGGCGTTTCGATCTCGCGAAAGCCGTACTGGCGGGCCGTCTCCTCGATGGTGTCGATGGTCCGCCGTCTGGCAGCCATCTCGTCGGGATAGACGTCACGAAAACCCTTGATCCGGTCGTACATGACCACCCGTTCGAGCAGCGCGAACTTCTAACCTTTCGTTCGCGGACGGGTCGCACCGTACCGGTTCGGAACACGCTCCGTCACCGAAGATCGGTCACGTGCGTCTGCTCGTGATCGGGAAAACACTCGTCGATCGCCGCCTCGCCGTCCGCTTCGACGAGAAGCGCCCTGAGTTCGGCCTCGTAATCCGCCCGCGTGATCTCCTCGCTCGGGCCGACAGTCACGTCGAACGTGTCCTCGACGATCCGGTCGACGGCTGTCCGGCCGAACCCCGAGAGGGGTGCGATGTAGTCGATCCCGTGGCGATCCTCGAGGCTCTGGGCCTGCGCACGCGATACCGTCGGGACTCGGTCGTCCCGGCGCGTGCCGTCGGCGACCGCGTCGTACCCTTCCTCGGCCGCCCGCTCTAAGGCGTGCTGGTGGACGAGCTGAATGCCGTTGCGTGGAAAGCCGTCCTCGCGGATTCGGTCGACGGCCTCCTCGGCGACGCCCGGATCGAGCTGGAGGCGCTCGAACGGAAAGTCCGTCGCCCGAGCGGTCGCTCGAGCGTGTTTCCAGTCGTCGGTGATGCCGAAATGCGCCGTCAATAGCGTGACATCGTAAAACCGCTCGAGGAGGACGGCAGCGAGCGTCGAGTCTTTGCCGCCGCTGTAGAGGACTCCGAGCCGCATCAGCGCCGCTTGATGTCGAAGCTTTTCTTCTCGGGCTTTAGTTCCTTGAGCAGTTGCTTCATCTTGTCGTCGTCGATCTTGCCCTGAATGCGCCCGCTCTGGGCGAGTGCGACGACCTGTCGTTCGACCTGTTCGCCGAACTGCTCTTTGCTCATCTTGACGGTGTTGAGCCGCTGTCGGGCCTCGTCGGTCAGGTGCTGGCGGAGCAGGGCCTGTTTTTGCGCGTCGGCCTGCTGTTTTGCGGCCTCCTGTGCCTGGTCGTCGCCCTGGTTTTCCGCACGATTCTGTAGCTCCTCCATCTTCTGCTTTCGCAGTTCTTCGA contains the following coding sequences:
- a CDS encoding DNA-binding protein, whose protein sequence is MSGTPSEDDIEELRKQKMEELQNRAENQGDDQAQEAAKQQADAQKQALLRQHLTDEARQRLNTVKMSKEQFGEQVERQVVALAQSGRIQGKIDDDKMKQLLKELKPEKKSFDIKRR
- a CDS encoding DUF7411 family protein; the protein is MRLGVLYSGGKDSTLAAVLLERFYDVTLLTAHFGITDDWKHARATARATDFPFERLQLDPGVAEEAVDRIREDGFPRNGIQLVHQHALERAAEEGYDAVADGTRRDDRVPTVSRAQAQSLEDRHGIDYIAPLSGFGRTAVDRIVEDTFDVTVGPSEEITRADYEAELRALLVEADGEAAIDECFPDHEQTHVTDLR